Genomic DNA from Lutibacter sp. A80:
AGAAGAATCTTCAAAAAGAACTCAGTTTACACAAGACGATTCGTTTGCTACAGAAAATACGAGTAATAGCCAAAATATATCTAATAACCATAATGTTAATTTTAGTTTACGAGATAGATCTGTAGAAGGGAAATATTTAGAATTTAGAGGGAATTTTAAAAAGGATGACAGAGAGTCTGATAGCTATAGTGCTACCGAATTTTACGATGAAGATAATAATTTAGACGCAGATAGCGAAAGAATTACAAGAAGTGAAGATGATAGAAGTAACGGAAATTTAGACTTTTCTTATCGAAGAAAATTAAATGACAATGGTAGAAATATTAGAGTTAAAAGTGGTATCTCTTTTACAGATAATAAGGATATGAATTTTCAAGATTCAAAAAATTCTACTGATGGAACAAGTGCAACGGAAATAAATGAGATTACAACTAAAGATGAGAAATACAAAGCATTAAATTATAATGTATCTTTTAGGTATATGGAACCTATTGTGGAACATCATTTTGTAAGTTTTTCATCAAGTTTAAACAACAATAATAACGATGAAAGTGTAGAACAAATAAAAACAATTGATGAAATAATTCAAAATCCGTTTATTTACGATTTAGATTATAATAAAAAAGTCTATAACAATCAATTAGGGTATGTATTTAGTCATGATAAATTTCAAGTATATCTATCGGGTTCTTTAGAAACAATGCAACAAAAATTAGAGGTGGATAATGCAGAAGTTGTAGATAATAATTACAATAACTTTTTACCTAAGGCCTCTATTACTTATGAATATAAAAAGGGTAAAAGAATAAGATTTAGGTATAATAAAAATACATCACTTCCTAGTTCAAGTCAGGTATCTCCAATTGTAAACGATTTTAATCCACTATATATTTATACAGGTAATTTAAATTTAACTCCAGAAAAAAAAGATGATTTCTCGTTGAGGTATAACACTCACGATTTTAGTAAAGCAACAAGCTTTTTTTCATCTTTCGGATATTCAAAAACAACAAATACTATTATTTCTAGTAGAAGTATAGATGATAATTATGTAACAACTTCTACCTATGAAAATTTTGGAGAAAAAGAGAGTTTAAGTGGGCGATTAAATTTAAGTAAAAAAATAAACAATATAAATTTAAGATATAACGTAAATCTTGGTGGTAGTATTAACGATTATACTACAATTATAGATGCTGAATATAATGATACAAATAGCAAAAGTTGGAATTTTGGTTTAAGTTTAAGTAACGAAAATAAAAATAAACTTGATTTAACAGTGGGTGCAAATTATAATTTTAATAAAACAAATTACTCGTTACAAGATCAAGATAGAGATTACGTAAAGCAAAACTACTATACAAAGTTTGATTGGGATATTACAAATAGTTTAACCTTTGATACGCAGTTCGATTTTTCTTTATACACAGATAATAACTTTGATTCTCAAACCATTCCAATTTGGAATTTAGGTCTCGATTATGCTTTTTTAAAGGGAAAACGAGGAAATTTGAAATTACAAGTTTTTGATATTTTAGATAAAGATTTAGGTGTTGTTAGAACTAGTTCTGATAGCTACTTTGAAGAAACTATTAAGAGTAACTTAGGAACTTATGCAATGCTAAGTTTTACCTATAGTATAAAACCACCAACAGGTAAAGAAAATAGACGTGGCGGCGGTGAAAGAAGAGGTCCTAGACGTGGTTAATAGATTACTTTCTAATAAAAATAAATACATAGTAATTTATAAAAAGCTTCGGTTATATAGCCGAAGCTTTTTTAGTGTAATCTAAATTAAAAGTATTAAATGTCAGGTTCGAGTGGTTTTTTAAAATGAAATAGAGAAAAATTGTATCGAGAACTTTTATTTACAATTAAAATGACTGTTCTCGACACTTATTAAGCCAATAAAGGCTTAAAATTTACTAAAGCTTACGTAATTTCATCTAAATACATAAAAGGTTTTGTAATTGTTTAGAGCGTTTTAAAGTCAGTTGTTTAAGGGAACTTTTTGCAACTAAATACTTTAACTATTTATTCATTTTCGTTATATTTGAGTTTATAAAAAAATTGTATTTTCATAAACACTATTTATTATACAGTATAAAAATTATTTTTATCTGGATAAGTGTATTGAAATTGTAGTTGTGAGGAGTTAGCTTTAATTAAGATAATGAAAAATCTATGAAATTATCAAATAATAGTTTTCGTCTTTTTGGTGCATTAGTTTTATAACTTGTATATTTTATAAATTTGTCTAAACTTTTGGGTGCAGTCTATTTCCTAGGTCCATAATATTTATTAAATTTATAATATAGATTACTTAATTAGAACTATTTAAAAAAGATAACCTACAATAAAATCCAAAAGATGAAAAAGATATTTTATTTAAGTTTATTACTACTTTTTTTAAGCTGTAAAACAGAAAGAAAAGAGAAAGAATTTATAGATAGTCCAATTCTTGATGAAAAAGACGTAGTTATAATTGATTCAGTGATAAAAAATCCTTCAAATACAATTATATTAGATACTATTGAATAATTAATTTATAATTCAATTTTTTACGATTACTATATTTTAATATATATAATCTTTATTAATAGAGTTAATTAAAGGTGTAAAATTAGAGACTTCTTATTTGAAAATAGGGCAAATGTCGTATAGCATTTAAACAACTTTGAAATTACTTTTATCGAAGTAAAAATCTATTTTTTAAATTCTCTAACTAAATTATTTTCAGCATGAAATTACACCATTTATTAACAGTATTAAAAGGATTCTTTTTTTCGTTTATTTTGTTTTCATTTATTTTAGCTTGTTCCAAAAAAGATGAAATAGAAGAAATTCCAGTTGCAGCATTCAGTTTTACACCAGCCACACCAGAAGCAGGCACAGAAGTCAGTTTTACTAACGAAAGTACTGATGCCGATAGTTACCAATGGTCAGCCGAAGGCACAAGTTTTGGTTCTACAGAAGAACACCCAAAATTTACCTTTGAAACAGCAGGCGATTATGAAGTAAAATTAGTCGTGACTAATTCAGCAGGATCAGATGAGATTATTAAGACAATAACAGTTACAGCAGCTCAAGAAGCGCCAGTTGCAGCATTCAGTTTTACACCAGCCTCACCAGAAGCAGGCACAGAAGTGAGTTTTACTAACCAAAGTACCGATGCAGATAGTTACCAATGGTCAGCCGAAGGCACAAGTTTTAGTTCTACAGAAGAACACCCAAAATTTACCTTTGAAACAGCAGGGGATTATGAAGTAAAATTAGTCGTTACCAATTCAGCAGGATCAGATGAGATTATAAAAACAATAACAGTTACAGCAACTCAAGAAGCGCCAGTTGCAGCATTCAGTTTTACACCAGCCTCACCAGAAGCAGGCACAGAAGTGAGTTTTACTAACCAAAGTACCGATGCAGATAGTTACCAATGGTCAGCCGAAGGCACAAGTTTTAGTTCTACAGAAGAACACCCAAAATTTACCTTTGAAACAGCAGGCGATTATGAAGTAAAATTAGTCGTTACCAATTCAGCTGGTTCAGATGAGATTATAAAAACAATAACAGTTACAGCAGCTCAAGAAGCGCCAGTTGCAGCATTCAGTTTTACACCAGCCACACCAGAAGCAGGCACAGAAGTAAGTTTTACTAACGAAAGTACTGATGCCGATAGTTACCAATGGTCAGCCGAAGGCACAAGTTTTAGTTCTACAGAAGAACACCCAAAATTTACCTTTGAAACAGCAGGCGATTATGAAGTAAAATTAGTCGTTACCAATTCAGCTGGTTCAGATGAGATTATAAAAACAATAACAGTTACAGCAGCTCAAGAAGCGCCAGTTGCAGCATTCAGTTTTACACCAGCCACACCAGAAGCAGGCACAGAAGTGAGTTTTACTAACCAAAGTACCGATGCAGATAGTTACCAATGGTCAGCCGAAGGCACAAGTTTTAGTTCTACAGAAGAACACCCAAAATTCACCTTTGAAACAGCAGGCGATTATGAAGTAAAATTAGTCGTTACCAATTCAGCTGGTTCAGATGAGATTATAAAAACAATAACAGTTACAGCAGCTCAAGAAGCGCCAGTTGCAGTATTCAGTTTTATACCAGCCACACCAGAAGCAGGAACAGAAGTGAGTTTTACTAACCAAAGTACCGATGCAGATAGTTACCAATGGTCAGCCGAAGGCACAAGTTTTAGTTCTACGGAAGAACACCCAAAATTTACCTTTGAAACAGCAGGCGATTATGAAGTAAAATTAGTCGTTACCAATTCAGCAGGATCAGATGAGATTATTAAGACAATAACAGTAATTAATGGGGGAGGAAGTGGTAATTCCTGTAACCTTCCTGAATGTTATGTAGAAAAGACAACAACTGTTTCTTCGGGGGTTACAACAACGGTTACTTATGGTTATACGGTTATAAGTGGTTCAAAAAAACTTTCATCAATTACAACTTCTACAGGTTATGGAAATTTAGTTACTAGTTTTCAGTATGATGTACAGGGACGAAGAATAAAATCTGAAAGTAAATTAGGAGGTTCATTGCAAAATTATACTGAATATACTTATAATAACGATCAAACTGTGAAAGCTAATACCTATGATTCTTCAGGAACATTAACAGGATATTCTATTGATAAATATGATGCAAATAATAGATTAACGCGTACCGATACATATTCATCAGATGGAAAATTGGGTAGTTACGTGGTATATTCTGATTTCTTGAGTACAGAAGGAAGTTTCCCTCAACTTGTACAAACCTATGATTCTAGTAATGCAATTACTCAAACTGATACACATACATACCAAGATTGTCAGCTAAAAAAGACGGTTTCTAAAGATGGGAGTGGAACTGTTATTGGAGAAATAAGTAATACAATTGATGCTAGTGGTTTATTACGTACTAGTTCAGCTACTATTTATACACAAGGATTCACAATTACAAGTAATACAGATTACGTTTATGATTGTGATTAATAAAAATTATACGGTAAATTAATTAAAAATTCTAATCGATTTTAGCTCGGTTAGAATTTTTTTTATTGAAGTTAATTAATTGAATCTCAAAAAAAGACGAAAACTTTTTAGTTTTCGTCTTCAGAATTTAAAAATTTTGATTGGTATTTTTTCAAAAACTCTTTTTGTCTATCAATCATCTCTTTATGTATTTTATCTATATCCATAAAGTCTTTTCCAAAATCACTTCCAAAAAAATCATCATTAAAAAAATGATTGCTAAAAAGTGAATCTTCAGAAAAAATTGATGAAAAGCCTTCGTTTTTAAATCCAGAATAATTTTTAAAAAACCTTGATTTAAAAGATTGTATTAAACTATCTTTATTTACAGATGAAAGATTATCG
This window encodes:
- a CDS encoding PKD domain-containing protein; this encodes MKLHHLLTVLKGFFFSFILFSFILACSKKDEIEEIPVAAFSFTPATPEAGTEVSFTNESTDADSYQWSAEGTSFGSTEEHPKFTFETAGDYEVKLVVTNSAGSDEIIKTITVTAAQEAPVAAFSFTPASPEAGTEVSFTNQSTDADSYQWSAEGTSFSSTEEHPKFTFETAGDYEVKLVVTNSAGSDEIIKTITVTATQEAPVAAFSFTPASPEAGTEVSFTNQSTDADSYQWSAEGTSFSSTEEHPKFTFETAGDYEVKLVVTNSAGSDEIIKTITVTAAQEAPVAAFSFTPATPEAGTEVSFTNESTDADSYQWSAEGTSFSSTEEHPKFTFETAGDYEVKLVVTNSAGSDEIIKTITVTAAQEAPVAAFSFTPATPEAGTEVSFTNQSTDADSYQWSAEGTSFSSTEEHPKFTFETAGDYEVKLVVTNSAGSDEIIKTITVTAAQEAPVAVFSFIPATPEAGTEVSFTNQSTDADSYQWSAEGTSFSSTEEHPKFTFETAGDYEVKLVVTNSAGSDEIIKTITVINGGGSGNSCNLPECYVEKTTTVSSGVTTTVTYGYTVISGSKKLSSITTSTGYGNLVTSFQYDVQGRRIKSESKLGGSLQNYTEYTYNNDQTVKANTYDSSGTLTGYSIDKYDANNRLTRTDTYSSDGKLGSYVVYSDFLSTEGSFPQLVQTYDSSNAITQTDTHTYQDCQLKKTVSKDGSGTVIGEISNTIDASGLLRTSSATIYTQGFTITSNTDYVYDCD
- a CDS encoding outer membrane beta-barrel protein: MIDYCLKKRVVLPLFMLFCLIEVSYSQSVKGIVFDEDNVPLEFASVALLQPSDSLLIKYTSTDEDGSFDISGFKQGTYLLQVYLMTYQANQQTIDVSRSELNLGKIILKKDVNQLDEITINAVVPIKIKQDTVAFNTNAFKVKQDDNVGDLIKKLPGIEVGTDGGVSAQGESVTKILVDGKEFFNNDQTIALENLNADAIKSVQIIDEESDDARTTGIKDGEKNKIINLVLKDGKKSGYFGKLGAGIGTNDRYSTNFDLNRFTSNTQLALFGKLNNINNTGATVFKRDGSIGGSSGFLTTGTAGANYNYEFKKDLNFNLDYNYGYSDNEEEESSKRTQFTQDDSFATENTSNSQNISNNHNVNFSLRDRSVEGKYLEFRGNFKKDDRESDSYSATEFYDEDNNLDADSERITRSEDDRSNGNLDFSYRRKLNDNGRNIRVKSGISFTDNKDMNFQDSKNSTDGTSATEINEITTKDEKYKALNYNVSFRYMEPIVEHHFVSFSSSLNNNNNDESVEQIKTIDEIIQNPFIYDLDYNKKVYNNQLGYVFSHDKFQVYLSGSLETMQQKLEVDNAEVVDNNYNNFLPKASITYEYKKGKRIRFRYNKNTSLPSSSQVSPIVNDFNPLYIYTGNLNLTPEKKDDFSLRYNTHDFSKATSFFSSFGYSKTTNTIISSRSIDDNYVTTSTYENFGEKESLSGRLNLSKKINNINLRYNVNLGGSINDYTTIIDAEYNDTNSKSWNFGLSLSNENKNKLDLTVGANYNFNKTNYSLQDQDRDYVKQNYYTKFDWDITNSLTFDTQFDFSLYTDNNFDSQTIPIWNLGLDYAFLKGKRGNLKLQVFDILDKDLGVVRTSSDSYFEETIKSNLGTYAMLSFTYSIKPPTGKENRRGGGERRGPRRG